GAATGACCTATACATTATAAACCCACAAAGGACTAATTGACATTGCGCTATATAATCTTAGTAGGTAGTTAAGTCTGTCTTCAGAATGGGCTGATGGAATATAACCGTTGTCTTAATATGTAGAGAGGAGCAGCAGAATTGgaatatatgaaaaatgatgGTCATATCTAGGAGgtagaaagaaaaacaagtaatGTTCATCCAAAAAAATGAGAAGGTAAGGCAACTATACTGAATTATGAGGGAATCCTGCATAGCGGAATTAAATGATTAAACATCTGTTGAAGATAGACAATTCTGATTTTAGATAAGCTATATAGCCAAATAGAACCCAAGTGTTGATGCTGAGAAGATGGAAGTAAACTATTTCAGAATGTTTGAAATAGGGTGAAGGTATAAGATTAGAGGAGGAGGTGAATCATAGTTGCATATGAAGATCGACTTTTAAAGTAGTAAATGCAGATAGAGGGATTTAGATGGAGGTTATTTATTTAGAGTGTATGTGTAGAAATGATGTCTCAGCTTTGATTGTATCTGCAGTGGTCAGGAAATGAGGAGGGACCAAATAATAAGTATATTTGAATAAGGATGGGCAGGGGTAGTATGCAACTATTGTGTCTGTGCAGAAATAGCAATGTTAGATAATCTTAGCAGGCAGTTAAGTCGGTCATAAAGATGGGCTAATGGAATATAACAGTTTTGTGAAATGCGATGACAGTACTATGCAGAGAGGAGCAGCAGAATTGGAATACAAGCAAGGTGATGGTCATATCTAGAAGGTAGAAAGCAAAAAAGTAATTTTCAGACAAAAAATGAGAAGGTGAGGCGACTATACTGAATTATGTGGAGGATCCTGCATAAAGGAATTAAATGATTAAGCATCTGCTAGACAATTCTGATTTTAGATAAAACTCTAAATCATGTTACAATACTTCAGAACTACATCCTGGATACGTTATATGAATAATCCCTAACCTGGGAATCTAAAATTACCTTATAATGGGACCCTAGGCACACACAATGCACGAGGCAAGGGTGTGCCAActgtataattcaaaatttaacgaATTTCATCAGTGATATATATTTGTAAGGTACTAAAAATATGCAACACTCACCTCAGCACACTGTTCTTCAATTTCATGTTTTAGCTTCAGAACATACTCACTGCTAACATCCATATTATTCAAAGCTGTTGCAATTTCTGTACCTGTCTTTTGCACACCAACACCACCAAAGAACAACTTTGCACCAAGGTTTGTCTCTCTTATTTTTTGCTGCAAGGCTTCATGGTATTCATTGCCGAGCAAACTGCTGGCACCACTCAAAACGGCAACAACAGAACTGATATTGGAAGTGGATATTGCCCTCCGCAGGCAACTCTGCAATACATAAAACACATCATCCACCATGGAAGTGGTAAGGCTGTCAGGCACTTGTTCATCGATCCTTATTGCTTTCCTGACATTCTCCAACATGAAAAATCCCTCCAAAATGACATAAAAACCGGTTAAATCTTGTGCAACCTTGCTGAAACTGCCACTCCGGAAAGCCTTGGTGGCACGAGGAAGCAACTCAGGATCAATAGAAGTAAGCCCTTTGATCTTTGAAATCATGAATTCGGTGTAATCCTCACCAAGCTGCATAAGGGAGAGAATCTCCTCCAAATATAACTCAACCTCTCGTGGGTCAGGACCCTCAGGACCTCCTCCAACAGCAAGCAAACTGGTGTTGTGTGCATTTATCTCAGAGGACAACTTGGCCAACTTCCTATACTCCATATACTTGTTCAAAATCGCAGAACCACGAGAATCACACTCCTCCTGAAGCTCACAGATGGCATATACAATACCATCCTCACCACAAAGACCACTCAAGATCTCACTATTCTCCTCAATTGCCAATACAATGTCCTTAAACAAATTGGTCAAACAACCAACAAAATTGACATTTCGCTGATCCATTGTCTCCACCAACTGCTCAAACTCCATTCTTGACCTCATTGCAATCACCTTCTTCAAGTACCCAACATAGACCTGCAATCCTTCCTCCTCCACACCCAGTGGGGTGAAGAGACGAATGAACCTGAGCAATGACTGATCCAGGTTCAGCATCATGGAACAAGTTTTTTCCTTAACATAATATCAAGTTCAATTTCTATGACCTCAatgcaaaaatatatataaacattagcatccaataaaattaatcattgtAAGAATGggtattaaagtaaaaaatgttaaagtaaACAAACTAGCTGTAAAACTAATGATAGGAATTTCTAATACTTTTGATAAACAAAGATgctcttctaaaataaaatgcCATGTTTGATGACTTTAAATAAGCTTTACAACTGCAACATAAACTAAACTTGGAAAAACTACGAAAACAAACCTAACTTTTAGAATAAATAGTCTTAAATAGGCTTTGTTGTAAACCTAGTTCCTAGATGTACCACTTAGAATTCTCTTCTCTTTTGTCTCATACATTGTATCTGATGTATCTAAAATGACTATATATATGAAATCCTAAGAGAGGGAAACacactttcaaattcattctaaTTTTCTTGAGCATTTTTCTTAAGTTGGTTTCAGAGCAAGTCAGTCCCGCTCTGCTACACTGAACGGTTCATTCTCCTTTGGTTCGTTGATTCCAGATTCAATAACACTACGGTACTCCTTTCATCGAAGTAGATTCTCCATGAGTAAACTCCAGTGACCATAGTCTCCACCAAATTTGGGCGAGGTAAAATTGCTTGATTCTGCCGTTTCACTTTCTTCATTCACTCTAGTGTTTTTTCCTCTCATACACTCTTGCTTAACTCACTCCAGTGTTTTCTTTCTCAAACACTGTATCAGGCCCACGGTGGAGCTCTGACACCAAGTGTAAAAGTAATGATCGGAACTTCTAATATTTCTGGTAAATAAAGATGCCCTCATGAATAAAATGCAAAGTCTGATGAGTTTAAACAAGCTTTAGAACTGCATCGTAAACTACACCTCGAAATTACTAGGAATAGCAACCCtaacaaactaaaataattcaaatactcATCTAGCGCTTTTGAAACCAGCTTATTAAAGACTATTTTCTAATGAAGATTCCAACACCAACCAAATATAACAATTTGCAATTGGATGACAGAATTCCagtgaaaaaaaatatgcataCACTGTTTGCTCTTATCtgtaatatatatgtatatgcatTACTCTCATAATTCAagataaaggaaaaaaagagatCCATGACTGAACCTGAGAATGGCGGGGTGGTCGCGCTGATCCACAGCGGCAGAGAGCTTCTTCCTTACAATTCCCTCCAACTGCTTCTTTGCTTCCAACAAGCGATCCCTCTGAAGCTGATCGGAGCCGGAATCCTTGTATTGAGCGTCGATCTGCAGGAAGGTCTGGACGTAGCGCGCGGCGGACTCATAGTCCTCATCCTCGAGGGCACGGTGGACGCCTTCGAGGGAGTTGGCGCGCTCTACGATGGCATCGATGCGGAGGAGCGTGTTGCGGACGCGCGACTGCGCCAGGTCAAGCTCCCGCACCTTGCGGCTGACCTGGTCAGCGAGGTCGGAGGTGGAGGCGACGTTGGAGAGCATGTATTCAGCGTCGGAGTTGACAATGTCGAGGACGTCGGAGGAGCGCTGGAGCTGGAGAAGGTGACGGTCGAGGTCAGTGCGCTGCGAGAGAAGCTCGTCGAGTTCAACGTCGACAGCTCTCTGGTGAGCGATGCACTCATGGAGGAGGCGCGTCATGGCGCCGACGTCGGTGAGGGAACGGACATATTCGACGGCATCCGCCGTGCCGAAATTAATTGAGCCGCCGAGGGTTTCTTCGTCCGCTACATTACTCCCGTTGGCCTCAGGCGTAGTCCCCATCTTTCTCACACCATCAATTGCTCAACCTACAATCACGTTATCTTTTTCAGATCGGATATCAAATAACTGAACGTTCAGACGGAAATTCTACTGTTTAAAACGATGCttgtactattttttttaaaaataattaagaaaacacAGTTAAATTTAAaccacaacaaaaaaaaaaaaaacaagaacaaaatgtCATATTTTTTAACACAACTTTCTTACTAGAAATTGAAATTTAGATCATGATCACAATTTAGTTAAATTATGTccactttaataattattttaaaagggtTTGCAtagaaatgtaaaaaaaaagcTGATGAGTTCAGcttcaattaatattaaaaaaatatattttgacaccatctcttaataaaataattacttaataacttttttattaacaCAATAGTAGTGAAATCattaaattcttatatttattattatataaatataataaattgttaaGGGGTTTAGGATGAATTTATCTTTAGCCAACAAAATATTAGTAAGTATAAACCTATggaatctaaaaatatttaacctaAATTTGCGTTAAGTGTTAATGTTTTTTTGTCATGTTTTAGGACAATAATTAAGAGGTTCTAACAGAACTCTTTACACAAAAATTAATTCCAATCTTAAAAATGTTCATAATTTAAACAAGGTAgaaaaatttagtaaaattatgTGGCAAATTAATGAAGCAGAATCAACAAAACTAACTATTATTAATAACTTAAATCAGCTTAAGGTTGAATCATTGGgtaacatattaaaattaaaagttcattATTGGAGTATTAACATGAAAATGTAAGTTCTTATATAATAAGGTGAGgaagttcttttattttatgcaaataatattaatttatgacAATCAAGCATCTCACATATTGCTTCtaatatgattttcttttagataaccatacattaaaaattatcatttcaaaaaaGAGAAGAACAATTAAGGGACATCTTTGTTAACTTGATCAACTAATCATCTCTTTACTAAATATTTGATTCTTTGTTTTGACGGcacaatgaaaaataaaataaaaattaaaagatgaaattgtttaaaataagtgaagaaaaaattaaaaataagtagaAAATGATATAAccttatttactattttaaattttttataatgatgtGGAATTTTCCCAAacaaattcaatgaaaaaaacaaacatttacCCCGCAAACATCACACAATAAGAACAACAATAAATGATTAAAGAAAGGAaggaaatcaaataaaataaaatcatttattccTTTAACATtacctttttaataatttattaccataataacaaaaaagtttaatatttttttttacctcaGAATTTATAACAActgtttaatgtttttctttaatttttcttttacttaatataattctaatatttattaaaagaagtgAATGTAGTCTCTTCCTTTATAGCAAAAGTAATCTCCATCCTCTTTAAACAACACAGAAGAATTTGATCATCAATAGGTCTATTCAGATCAAAGAAGGCTTTTTATATAAGTTACAAACTTGTTCTTGCATCAGACAGAGCTTAAACACAGACAACCTATTCAAGACATTTAAGCAATATGGAATTGGTTCAGATCTACACCAGGGAATTTACATAATCTACATGTAGCTAGTACTATACAAAGAAGACACCAAAAACCTCCTAGTTTGCTACATTTCAATTATGGAGAAACCTTGTTCTGGGAAGATATCAAGCTATATGTCAGTTAACATGTCAACTTCAGAAGTGAGGAAATCTTCAAATTCCAGATCCATCTGCACAGAGCAGTTCAACAAAGTAAACAGACAagtgaaataaaacaaaaaatcaaaacatgAAACATTTGACATTTGCATGTTACCAACCTTTGCTTGACTATATGCTAGCTTCATTCTTCTGTATTCTTCTTGAGCTTTCTTAGAACGGAACATGGCCTGCACACGTACGACCGACCTCTCGACACGTTCTTCGGCTTGTTTCAGGCCAGTCCTGAAGAATTCCTCCTCTACACCGTCTTCCTGCTCCCCATCCTCAGCAGAATTAACCTGGAGACCTCGAAAGCCTTTCCTCTTTAACCGCCATCGCAGAATTGCTTTCTCTAACACCCCAACAGACCATATGATCTTTTTATATTGCCTCCGGACTTGAAAGCCCCTGAAAGCAGCCTGCAATGAAAACATATGTACCGTGAACCTTTTCCAGGGTATAAATTGTATTATCAACTCAAGCTGTTGGTCTAACCAAACaatcaaaatacattttcaagTATCATTGTTGTTATCTACCACTGCACTTCCAATGGGAATGTTAGTCCATTCCCAGATTCAGAAATCACATTACACGGCATGTTTACTAAAGACAATGAAGAATAATAGACAAGAAGAGAAGGTCTTACTTGGATTTTAATAGCCTGACGCCGCATATTAAGAAATTCTCTACGGATTTTCCGTGTCCGGAATCTATGCTGAATTCGAACAGCAGCTGCATTTGATTTCTTTGTCTCATACTTGCGAAAGGCATGTTGAATCTTCATTGCTGCTACTATACGACGTGCTTGATGCTCTGGGGTGTTTAATTCAACAGCCTTGTATCGTAGATTTAGCTCATGCTCCTTATATGCAGCTTGAATGCGTGCAGCTGCCCCAGCAGCGGTACGGTAAGCTGCCAATGTCTCCTTTAAGTAGAGCTGGTCCTCAGTAAGTTCTTGAGTGTTTACTACATCAGTTGAGCTAGTGTCCAGTGTGCCACTGATATTTCCAGCCAAGCTCATGTCATTGAACTGCTCAACCAGAGACTTTTCGGAAAGGTAAGCAGCTAAGCCATCATAGCCCTTCGTATAAGCAAGATCAGCAGCAGTACACCCACCAGGATTTTTCGGAGTAGGATCTGTGACCAGGTTTGGCCTTGCCCCAGCGGACAGCAGAGTTGCAACCATTTTCTCCCTGcagaaacaaaaatgaaaagttcGTTCAGGCTCCCTACTGGATTAAAAGGAGGGAAAAAAAGCATACAAGAAAGTATTGTTATATGGAAACTGAAAAGATCATTTGGTGTCTAATTTCATGAAAACATCATAGAGATTATTGTTTATCTTTATaatgaaaatggaaaataaCTTGAATATGAAGTCTAGTCAAAATGATTTTAAGGTCAATGTGGTTGCAGATAGGGTAATGGTTCAGATAAGTAAGGTATCgatgtatcatacattccataATAAGCTGCCCAATGAAGAGCTGTCCATCCAAATTTGTCACGGAAATCTAGTGACAAGCCTGACCAAGAAAATAAGGAGATTGCCCAACTATATCCAAGCATTGCACACAAATGAAGTACACCTTGCCCTTGTGCATCATATTCAGTACTCTTGCTGCCTACAACAATTCGTTCTAAAAGCCATtcctttaatttgtttttcaatgcaATTTCAAACAAGCTATCTTTTACTTGTGGAAATGGAGTTGTTTGCTCGTCAATTGACTTCATCAAGAATTGCCAGCTTTTGGAGATAAATGATGTTTTGATGGAAAATCTGCTAGCCTCTTTCAGAGCATTTGGTGATACTGTATTTGAGAAAATATCAAGGATCTTGTCGGTAGAAAAGAGCAAATGAGCAAGCCTCATCTGAAGTCGAAATTCATTCCAGTTGTATTTCTCTTCCATTGAAGCAGTTGGATCATGCAGAATGGGAGTACGATACTCAAAATTAACAACATGGCTAATAGGCTTGTGGCCATCAAAGCTCAAATAGATATTGACCAATCCTGGGGAGTGTGGTGGCACCCAGCATCGGTAAACCCCGACCTGAACAATTTCTACAGGAAAACTTACATCACCACAGACACACACTAGGTTGAACTTTGCAAGGTGTTGATAGTCACTATGAAAATATCCAGTTATCAGGACCTGCAAGATGTAAAGAGACATAAAATGTTTACTTATAAttgcaaaaatataaaataaaaaacggtAGTCAGAATGCTAATGGTGCCTGCTGAAAATGAAAGTTTGTGCTCATCATTAAGTTTTCAGTTTCATAATGAAACTTTGAAATTCCACAACTATACTAAGTTATCAAAGACTGAATGAAAATGTAGACAAATAAACTAAGAAACTATATTTTACATTTAGTGCTAAAGGATACAATTATAACACAAAATAATTACTAGCAATAAGACATGTGAGAGACAAAAGGAAACCTTTGTTTTCTCAGTGGAAGATGCCCAAGCAGGGGACACTTCTGTGAGATTAAATACTTGTTCAGGCAAAGAAGATAGCTGATTATCAGCCACCAGTGATAAATATGGTTCACGAACAGTAGAAATTGATGTTGCGAGAGCTGACTCGTCTATGGAACATGGTGCATCTGACATGATGTTCATCCACGTTCCAAAGCTGTCCTGACTTTGCAAGCCTTCATTGACCAAAGTGCCCAAGGTGTCAAAACCACAAGGAGATTTAGGACTATTTTTAAGCAGATTAACACTTTCTGAGAAACTGTAAGGAACACTATTGCTCCTATAAATTGAGTTATATTACCTAAAGAAGGAACTTCTGCCGAAGGAGTACCAGATACCTGCTAACAAAAGCCGAATATAGGTTACAACAGCAACTATCACAAAGAAAGTATCACTGGAAAAATACAGAAAGAAGGAGCAGTACaagattataatatatttaagagacaattttatttatataaacaataatCCTATATGCTTCGTCTATTTATAAGAATGTTTTTAATGTCAATTTCAgtgatatataaaatatattatctagTACATCTATAAGTGCCAAAGATATATATTACGCCAATGTACCCCAAGATTTGCGCTATTTTCCTCCATTTCAAGGAATACCTTACACTTCCCATACTTTTGTTTTACTTAGTTTCTCTcggattaaatttttttataagtatccATGCAGTTGACAAACTCACCCTCACAAGCTAGCTACTAAGGGAGCATCCCATTATACTCGAGGTGGAACTTTGGCACCTCATAAGACCCAATTCCTTATCATAGAAATGTCCCAGAGAGTCAACCTGTTAATGACTTTCACTCTGATACTTTACATGATGATATTTCACTCAACTTCTTGTTTAAAACCCACCACACCAGTCAAAACCTTTGGTAGGTAGCCGTTTCCTAGACATGGACAACTAGCTCTAATATACTAAGTTAACAAGTACTCGAAAACTTGGGAAACCCACCATCAAATGCTAGTTATTAAGAGGGGAAACTCAAACACTTGAATACTTCaccaaaaatttatattaataaatgtgGGACCTTGGGACCAATAATGCCCAATCTCTATCATTTTTCTAAGAAAACGAACTAATATTCCCATAAAGCATTAATGAAAAAACTTGACACAGCTTAATAAAGAACATAACTGAAATAAAGGCATTAGTATCTTACATTGTCAAAGCTTCCACTAAGTAAactttgattttgttgatatgaATGTAAAACATTGCCTGCCAAAAGTAAATTTAAGATATAAATACCAAGGTTCTTTCACGATAAATAATCGGTTCTGTTAAAACACAAATAGTTACCTCCATTAGATGTAGTAGAAGTGTTGACATTTGAAACAACTAGGTCATCCCATTCAAGTGTATTAATCTCATGAAGCTTCTCTTCATAACTTTTAACTGTTAAATTGTCATTAAGCTCTGTTTATTTCAAAAAAAGTAGAAGGTATGAGGATATATACCTAGTCAAGGAAAGAAAGCAGCAGTACGTATGACAGCAACAGTAACAAAACATATGGGATCATTAGATCATAACCAATAAAAGGACTATTATTTATGGTTTCCTTTGGAAAGATGCATAAGACTAAAGTCACGGGACCGGAAggaatgaaaattttcaatgtaTGAAGACATTATTCTCTTTATCTTAACTTATTATTCTgcttcttattttatttttcctaaccAACACTTAGCATCTGAATATAAGCTCGCAATATCACAAAGAAATGTAACAAGTCATTCATATTGAAAGCCTTATGAATATAACTTGTAAGAACGTGGACTAGAATCATCTAAAAGTTATTTCTCACCAGCACTGAAAGCACTTTTCGCCCCAGAATCTAAGTCTTCTGCTAGAACCCAAGATGCCGCAGGGTCAGAGACAGAACTTGAATTTGAATTTACAGGTGTAACAGGAGAACTTTGCAATTGTATCTGTATCATAAACCACCACCAAACTTTTAAGGTTAGAAAACCAAATTATTCAGTAACTAGTTCAAATGAGAAAGCGTAAATGGCACATATCCAAAATTGGAAGGAAAAGGCTCCTCTAAATTAAGTAAGGATGTATACACCTttgatttaatttgaattagagTGTTATTTTACTACAGTTTTAGGTGGATACACCCCTTGCTCACTTTAGACACAAACTCTCTAGAGGAGCTTTTTCTTACATTGAGATGCCTTTAAACATATGCATTGGCAAACAACACCGCATATTTCCAGCCAGACCTATTATTCCCCCTCCCCTCcccaaataaaaaagaaaaaataaataaaacaaccaaagcAATTCGCATgagaataaatgaaattttcaaCCACACAAATTTACAAACAGTGTGACACTATTCTTATAGACAACTTTCGGCATTCAGACATCAAATAATCAGGTCCGTAGTGCGAGCTCTAATACCAACAAAACAGAGACAAGAAACAATCTTTTGGACTGAAAAGCTTGTTTGGAAGGACTCAAAGAGGTAATATAAGTAAAAGATTTCATGGAAAACAATAAACTAATCTAACACATTTTTAGCCTCTATATCGTAAGATTTCTATAATCTTATCACAATTTCAGCAATACAATCTTATCATAATCTCTACAATATACTGataatatatgctttttctATCAGGCAAATCAACATGCACTTAGCAAATCTTAGTCCTCATTTGGGCATGAAGTTAAATTTTGTAGAGGAAtaaggaagaaagagaatgacTAACACAACCTCTCGTGTTTCACGATAATGAACAAGGACTATGTGCTCCAAATTCCTGAAAACAAAACCATTCCAATTGTAACTCACTGcaaagttatttttattctatttttgataaaaaatgaaagaaatacaTAACCCCTGTTACTAACTCAGTCACAAATAAAGACATACACGATATATTGGACTTGGGAACCTAAAGTCAAGCAAAACATACTTATCAAGCAACCAATAACATCTACGGACGAAGGTTGGGTTATCTTGGCCATGTGCATAATATACATGGATCCTTTCTTCATTGCCAACCTGAttgaagaggaaagaaaaaagaataaaggaaTGCAAAAAAGTAGACACGTGGATAATTAGTGACTGAATTAAACATTagaatttaatataacaaaaaactgttgaaagagaagttgataatagaaaaaatatagtGTAATATGGAGACAAGAATAAAGAGGAAGCATAGTTTATCCCTCCTGTCACTTAATgagaatgataaaaataaactaaattactTTTTTCAATCCCTCTATTTATTTACAAAGTTCAATTTGGCCtctctattttaaaaatatttagtttggtCCCCCAATTTTTAGACTTAATGCAATGCAGTCCTCCTCGGTCCTCTTGGTCAAGCCAAAACTAATGGTGTTAGAATTTAAAACTAGTGGCAGTTTTCAACAACCActgttattttaattagtaaaagattaaaaaatataataagtttaaaacTGCAGATGAACAAAGCATAGATAATGTGATATAAATCTATTAATAATCCTAATTCTAATAGAAATTGTTCTGGTCGAGGGTCAGTGTTAAAGAATTTTGGATCCTTGTATGAATGGGCTAATCTTTTTGTTACAATGGTATCGAGTCTTGCAACAAACCCAACGTCTCGAATTTGAACCTTGTTGAGGCTCCTATTCCTACAAAGGGAAGTCCCGAATTCACCTGGCTGCCAGGTGTCGGCCTCTGAAAGAGGGGCCTTTGCGAAGGAAATTTGGATCCTTCTATGCATGGGTTAACCATTTTGTAACAATTGTATGAGTAAGTACCCGATTCCTTGATATTAGGCGGTGGGTTATCTTTGAAATTTTAGCTATGATTTTAACTGACTGAACAAACTACCCATTCACCTTCCAGACAACTAAACTACATTAATCATAAATAGAAACCCTAATAGGACATATCagtatagatattttttttttggttacgTAGACCTGGTTTTGACGGCACATAAATGATGTCTAAATCCACATAATGTCAAAAACTCCAAGACCAAACACCAAATTACCACCCATGGCTCATTGAAGAAAGCGCATTGAATTGAATTTGGTGTCAATAAAACTGGTAAAATGCAGAACTGAGCTTTAGAAAGCTCCTAGTGTTTCAATATTTAACCTATTTTAGTATTAAGGTGACATATCATTCAAACCTATGATCTCATGAAAACTATCTGACTATCTCACCACTAACCCAATTCTAGTGGCTTAGTTAAAGATTTAGCCCAAACACTCAAGAGGCTACTTGATATACTCCATCATATTCATGGCACGATACCTTATTCCCTTCAAATACcatactaaaagaaaaagagaagtatACTATACTGATGATCATAAACATGATGATTTTGTCCCCCTCTATATTTACAAGATAACAAAAGCTGCCCATATACCATTAGGTGTAGTTCGCTAAGGGTTTGTCTGACAAATTTAGTAAATAAGCTAGCTAAAAGTTTATAAGAAGGCTTACTGAATAAAGATTTGGTAAAACTAGCCATTGAACTAGCTAATAAGTATAGGATGAAAGTTAATTACTGAGCCATAAGTTGAAATTCggtaattttaagataattatcactttccaaattttaatttgtttaacatTATTTGTCATCTTAGAAGAAGAAACACTGATCAACTGATGCCACTGGCCACTCCAATAAACCAAAACTTTAGTTAAACTAATTTGAGAGTCTAATTAAACAGGATCGAGGAAGGCACAAGAAAACATTAGgtactatattaaaaaaataccagTTTTGCTATAGTAGGAGAAAGCattaaatgatcaaattgaaCACAGGAGAAACCAATAAAACCCCCAGGATACTTGTTCAGAATGGAGTAGCTGCTAACACCAAACTTTAAATAAACAACCAGGAAATGAAATCCTCACTTTTAAGTGTTCGTGCGCTTCTTTAACAGTTTTCCCATcgcttttctttttccaattgTGCCCATCTTTTCTGAAATTTCTAAGCATCTTGCGGTCAAATAGTACAATAGTACCACCTgttttacaaacaaaattataatctaACATTAGTAATGATTGGAATCCTATTGGACGCCATATAATTCTCAATAATGCAAACACTTTACTAGTTAGATGCAAAATATTACTCTAGCTAAAATTTCATTCGATAAATCTATGAAGGAAGAATGCCAAAAATTAATCATGGAAGTTTTACACATTGCTTTATGCTCGTAAAACACACACTTGAACAATGCATAAATTTGTGtgtaaaaccttttcttcttttgccTATCTTACTTTTTGTTAAGATGTGCTTCAACAAAAGTGAAAGATCTACATAAAATGCTCAGgagcaagaaaataaaaatgctacatgaaaataacaaaaagaagTTGAGAG
This Vigna angularis cultivar LongXiaoDou No.4 chromosome 4, ASM1680809v1, whole genome shotgun sequence DNA region includes the following protein-coding sequences:
- the LOC108322328 gene encoding conserved oligomeric Golgi complex subunit 4, giving the protein MGTTPEANGSNVADEETLGGSINFGTADAVEYVRSLTDVGAMTRLLHECIAHQRAVDVELDELLSQRTDLDRHLLQLQRSSDVLDIVNSDAEYMLSNVASTSDLADQVSRKVRELDLAQSRVRNTLLRIDAIVERANSLEGVHRALEDEDYESAARYVQTFLQIDAQYKDSGSDQLQRDRLLEAKKQLEGIVRKKLSAAVDQRDHPAILRFIRLFTPLGVEEEGLQVYVGYLKKVIAMRSRMEFEQLVETMDQRNVNFVGCLTNLFKDIVLAIEENSEILSGLCGEDGIVYAICELQEECDSRGSAILNKYMEYRKLAKLSSEINAHNTSLLAVGGGPEGPDPREVELYLEEILSLMQLGEDYTEFMISKIKGLTSIDPELLPRATKAFRSGSFSKVAQDLTGFYVILEGFFMLENVRKAIRIDEQVPDSLTTSMVDDVFYVLQSCLRRAISTSNISSVVAVLSGASSLLGNEYHEALQQKIRETNLGAKLFFGGVGVQKTGTEIATALNNMDVSSEYVLKLKHEIEEQCAEVFPAPADREKVKSCLTELADSSNAFKQALTAGIEQLVSTIAPRLRPVLDSVGTISYELSEAEYADNEVNDPWVQRLLHSVETNVAWLQPLMTSNNYDTFVHLIVDFVVKRLEVIMMQKRFSQLGGLQLDRDARALVSHFSVMTQRTVRDKFARLTQMATILNLEKVSEILDFWGENSGPMTWRLTPAEVRRVLGLRVDFKPEAIAAVKL